The Streptomyces sp. NBC_00236 DNA window TCGGGGCATCGGGCACAGCGCGGTCCTTCCTCGGGGCGGACACTTTAAGCCCTTCCGGCCGCCGAGGAGTGGGAATCAAGTCAGCGCCCCGGCCACCCGTACAGGCACTCCGCCCGCAGGCGCCCGCTCGCAGGCCACCGCCTATAGGCTCGGCCCATGGGCAGCACTCCGCACACCCCACCCCTGCCGGCCCCGGTCACCTCCGCCGGACGGGAGGGCCTCGCCGCGCTCCTCGACCGGCCCGACCGCGCCGTCATCGCACTCGATTTCGACGGCACGCTCGCCGACATCGTCCCGGACCCCGAACAGGCCCGCGCCCACCACGGCGCCGTCGAGGCACTGGCCGCGCTGGCCCCCAAGGTCGCGTCGATCGCCGTGATCACCGGCCGCCCGGCCGGCGTGGCGGTCCGCTACGGCGGCTTCGCCGGGGTCACCGGACTGGACCGGCTCGTCGTCCTCGGCCACTACGGTGCCGAACGCTGGGACGCCGTCTCCGGCACCGTCCACGCCCCCGCCCCGCACCCCGGCGTCGCCGCGGTCCGGGCCGAACTTCCCGGCGTACTCGACCGGTTCGACTCCTGGCACGGCACCTGGACAGAGGAGAAGGGCCAGGCGCTCGCCGTCCACACCCGCCGCGCCGCCGACCCGCAGGCCGCCTTCGAGGCCCTGCGCGGCCCCCTGGGCGAGCTCGCCGCCCGCCACGGCCTGATCGTCGAACCGGGGCGCCTGGTCCTGGAGTTGCGCCCTCCGGGCATGGACAAGGGCGTGGCCCTCACCGAGTACGTACGCGAGAACGGCGCCGGGTCCGTGCTCTACGCGGGCGACGACCTGGGCGACCTGGCCGCGTACGCCGCCGTGGAGAAGCTCCGCACCGAGGGCCCGGACGGCATCCCGGGCCTGCTCGTCTGCAGCGGCACGGAAGTGCCGGAACTGGCGGAGCGCGCCGATCTGGCGCTGCCGGGCCCGGGGGCCGTCGTCGGGCTCCTGTCCGCCCTGGCCGAGCGCCTCTAGCGCCGGGGTCCGGGCGGCGGGGTCCGGACGGTCGGTCAGCCCTGGCCGAGGGCGTCCAGCTGGTCCAGGAACCACTGCTGCGGCGGCAGCGCGGTGGCCGCCGCGGCCAGCCGCTTCGTACGGGCAGCCCGCTCGTCGTCCGCCATCGTCAGCGCCTCGTGGAGGGCCGAGGCGGTGGCGGAGACGTCGTACGGGTTCACCGTGATCGCGTCGGCGCCCAGCTCCTCGTACGCCCCCGCCTCCCGCGACAGGACCAGCGCGCAGCCGTGGTCGGAGACGACCGGGACCTCCTTGGCGACCAGGTTCATCCCGTCCCGGATCGGGTTGACGAGTGCGACGTCGGCCAGCCGGTACGCCGCCAGCGAGCGGGCGAAGTCGTCCTTCACGTGGAGGACGACCGGGGTCCAGTCGGCCGTCCCGTACGCCTCGTTGACGGAGTCGGCGACGCGCTGCACCTCGGCCGTGTACTCCCGGTAGACCGCCAGGTCCTGCCGTGAGGGGTAGGCGAACGCGATGTGGACGACGCGCCCGCGCCACTCGGGCCGCTCGTCGAGCAGGGCGCGGTAGGCGAGCATCCCGCGGACGATGTTCTTGGACAGTTCCGTACGGTCCACCCGCACGATCGTCTTCCGGCCGGGGCCGACCTGCTCCCGCAGCGCCGCCATCCGCTCGTCCACGTCCGCCTCATGGGCGCGGCGGCGCAGGAAGTCCGCGTCGGCGCCCAGGCCGTGCACCCCGATCCGGGTGTGCCCGGTGCCGCCGAGGATCTCCGCACAGCAGCCGATGAACGCGTCCGCCCAGCGGCGGGTCAGGAACGCCGCCCGGTCCGCGCCGAGGATGCCGCGCAGCAGCTGCTCGGCGATGTCGTCGGGCAGCAGCCGGAAGTAGTCGACGGGCGCCCACGGGGTGTGCGAGAAGTGGCCGATCCGCAGGTCGGGCCGGAGCTCGCGGAGCATCCCGGGCACCAGCGCCAGGTGGTAGTCCTGCACGAGGACCGCCGCGCCCTCGCCCGCCTCCTCGGCGAGCGCTT harbors:
- the otsB gene encoding trehalose-phosphatase, whose protein sequence is MGSTPHTPPLPAPVTSAGREGLAALLDRPDRAVIALDFDGTLADIVPDPEQARAHHGAVEALAALAPKVASIAVITGRPAGVAVRYGGFAGVTGLDRLVVLGHYGAERWDAVSGTVHAPAPHPGVAAVRAELPGVLDRFDSWHGTWTEEKGQALAVHTRRAADPQAAFEALRGPLGELAARHGLIVEPGRLVLELRPPGMDKGVALTEYVRENGAGSVLYAGDDLGDLAAYAAVEKLRTEGPDGIPGLLVCSGTEVPELAERADLALPGPGAVVGLLSALAERL
- a CDS encoding alpha,alpha-trehalose-phosphate synthase (UDP-forming); translation: MVSEHAPQPAAQVLVASNRGPVSYALREDGTLDAKRGGGGLVSGLSAVDDKMWVCAALGDGDREAVRRGVGEPGVRMLDIDAGVHADAYNGIANSVLWFVHHLLYQTPVEPVFDAEFRRQWASFETYNRAFAEALAEEAGEGAAVLVQDYHLALVPGMLRELRPDLRIGHFSHTPWAPVDYFRLLPDDIAEQLLRGILGADRAAFLTRRWADAFIGCCAEILGGTGHTRIGVHGLGADADFLRRRAHEADVDERMAALREQVGPGRKTIVRVDRTELSKNIVRGMLAYRALLDERPEWRGRVVHIAFAYPSRQDLAVYREYTAEVQRVADSVNEAYGTADWTPVVLHVKDDFARSLAAYRLADVALVNPIRDGMNLVAKEVPVVSDHGCALVLSREAGAYEELGADAITVNPYDVSATASALHEALTMADDERAARTKRLAAAATALPPQQWFLDQLDALGQG